A genomic region of Sarcophilus harrisii chromosome 6, mSarHar1.11, whole genome shotgun sequence contains the following coding sequences:
- the SPINK2 gene encoding serine protease inhibitor Kazal-type 2 — protein sequence MKRFFVVVPLLVMLLAENFTVTSSYDDPDNPDTSSIITPNCKSYGIPGCPRDLSPVCGTDSLTYANECTLCQKNREEGKDIKIKWRGRC from the exons ATGAAGCGGTTTTTCGTGGTGGTCCCACTGTTGGTGATGCTTCTGGCCGAGAACTTTACAG tgACTTCATCCTATGATGATCCTGATAATCCTGATACCTCTTCAATAATAACA cCGAACTGCAAATCGTATGGCATTCCAGGATGTCCAAGAGATTTATCTCCTGTATGTGGAACAGACTCCTTAACCTACGCCAATGAATGTACACTTTGTCAGAAAAATAG GGAGGAAGGCAAAGACATTAAAATCAAATGGAGGGGACGTTGCTGA